A single genomic interval of Streptomyces sp. BA2 harbors:
- a CDS encoding nuclear transport factor 2 family protein, which translates to MTSTHEAPAPDSLSVLTGMYEAESRYLAAGGPGRASFDLLAPYFAPDVVLHQARALPYGGTWRGHDGMTRFFLAMAEAWESFEIGEQEFLATGETVVVHSQVRATARATGRELAFPVLQTITVRDGRITQVRPFYWDTATIVAAMTRP; encoded by the coding sequence ATGACCAGCACACACGAAGCACCCGCGCCGGACTCCCTCTCCGTCCTCACCGGCATGTACGAGGCGGAGTCCCGCTACCTGGCGGCAGGCGGACCCGGCAGGGCGTCGTTCGACCTGCTCGCCCCCTATTTCGCCCCCGATGTCGTACTGCACCAGGCGCGGGCACTCCCCTACGGCGGCACATGGCGCGGCCATGACGGCATGACCCGCTTCTTCCTCGCCATGGCCGAGGCGTGGGAGTCCTTCGAGATCGGCGAGCAGGAGTTCCTGGCCACGGGCGAGACGGTGGTCGTCCACAGCCAGGTCCGCGCGACGGCACGTGCCACGGGGCGTGAACTCGCCTTCCCCGTACTGCAGACGATCACCGTGCGGGACGGGCGGATCACGCAGGTGCGGCCGTTCTACTGGGACACGGCGACGATCGTGGCGGCGATGACCCGGCCCTGA
- the treS gene encoding maltose alpha-D-glucosyltransferase codes for MIINEPVQDTFEDTPAKDRDPEWFKRAVFYEVLVRSFQDSNGDGIGDLKGITSKLDYLQWLGVDCLWLPPFFKSPLRDGGYDVSDYTAVLPDFGDLADFVEFVDSAHQRGMRVIIDFVMNHTSDQHPWFQASRNDPEGPYGDYYVWADDDKQYQDARIIFVDTEASNWTFDPVRKQYFWHRFFSHQPDLNYENPAVQEEIISALRFWLDLGIDGFRLDAVPYLFAEEGTNCENLPRSHHLLKRVRAEIDAHYPDTVLLAEANQWPEDVVDYFGDFKDGGDECHMAFHFPVMPRIFMAVRRESRYPVSEILAKTPAIPSGCQWGIFLRNHDELTLEMVTDEERDYMYAEYAKDPRMRANIGIRRRLATLLDNDRNQIELFTALLLSLPGSPILYYGDEIGMGDNIWLGDRDAVRTPMQWTPDRNAGFSSCDPGRLYLPTIMDPVYGYQVTNVEASMSSPSSLLHWTRRMIEIRKQNPAFGLGSYTELPSSNPAVIAFLREYKDDLVLCVHNFSRFAQPTELDLQTFNGRHPVELIGGVRFPAIGELPYLLTLAGHGFYWFRLRRDPA; via the coding sequence ATGATCATCAATGAGCCCGTCCAGGACACATTCGAGGACACGCCCGCCAAGGACCGGGACCCCGAGTGGTTCAAGCGCGCCGTCTTCTACGAGGTCCTGGTCCGCTCCTTCCAGGACAGCAACGGCGACGGCATCGGCGACCTCAAGGGCATCACGTCCAAGCTGGACTATCTGCAGTGGCTGGGCGTGGACTGCCTGTGGCTGCCCCCGTTCTTCAAGTCCCCGCTGCGGGACGGCGGTTACGACGTCTCGGACTACACCGCTGTTCTTCCCGACTTCGGTGATCTCGCCGACTTCGTGGAGTTCGTGGACTCCGCGCATCAGCGGGGCATGCGCGTGATCATCGACTTCGTCATGAACCACACCAGCGATCAGCACCCGTGGTTCCAGGCATCGCGCAACGACCCCGAGGGCCCCTACGGCGACTACTACGTCTGGGCGGATGACGACAAGCAGTACCAGGACGCGCGCATCATCTTCGTCGACACCGAAGCCTCCAACTGGACCTTCGACCCGGTGCGCAAGCAGTACTTCTGGCACCGCTTCTTCTCCCACCAGCCCGACCTCAACTACGAGAACCCCGCCGTCCAGGAAGAAATCATCTCCGCCCTGCGCTTCTGGCTCGACCTGGGCATCGACGGATTCCGCCTGGACGCCGTGCCCTACCTCTTCGCCGAAGAGGGCACCAACTGCGAAAACCTCCCCCGCTCCCACCACCTGCTCAAACGCGTCCGCGCCGAGATCGACGCCCACTACCCCGACACCGTCCTGCTCGCCGAAGCCAACCAATGGCCCGAAGACGTCGTCGACTACTTCGGCGACTTCAAAGACGGCGGCGACGAATGCCACATGGCCTTCCACTTCCCCGTCATGCCCCGCATCTTCATGGCCGTCCGCCGCGAATCGCGCTACCCCGTCTCCGAAATCCTCGCCAAGACCCCCGCCATCCCCTCCGGCTGCCAATGGGGCATCTTCCTGCGCAACCACGACGAGCTCACCCTCGAAATGGTCACCGACGAAGAACGCGACTACATGTACGCGGAATACGCCAAAGACCCCCGCATGCGCGCCAACATCGGCATCCGCCGCCGCCTGGCCACCCTCCTGGACAACGACCGCAACCAGATCGAACTCTTCACCGCCCTGCTGCTGTCCCTGCCCGGCTCACCGATCCTCTACTACGGCGACGAGATCGGCATGGGCGACAACATCTGGCTCGGCGACCGCGACGCGGTGCGCACCCCCATGCAGTGGACACCCGACCGCAACGCCGGCTTCTCCTCCTGCGACCCCGGACGCCTCTACCTCCCCACGATCATGGACCCGGTCTACGGCTACCAGGTCACCAACGTCGAAGCCTCCATGTCATCCCCCTCCTCCCTGCTCCACTGGACCCGCCGGATGATCGAGATCCGCAAACAGAACCCCGCCTTCGGACTCGGCTCCTACACGGAGCTCCCGTCGTCGAACCCGGCGGTGATCGCGTTCCTGCGCGAGTACAAGGACGACCTCGTGCTGTGCGTGCACAACTTCTCGCGGTTCGCGCAGCCCACGGAGTTGGATCTCCAGACCTTCAACGGCAGGCACCCGGTGGAGCTGATCGGCGGGGTGCGCTTCCCGGCCATCGGCGAGCTGCCCTACCTGCTGACTCTGGCCGGACATGGCTTCTACTGGTTCCGGCTGCGCAGGGACCCGGCGTAG
- a CDS encoding alpha-1,4-glucan--maltose-1-phosphate maltosyltransferase: MPSTRPSAKPSGKAPTRVPEPSAPQQDPEQEPTPQDPPPRSARPGTLTGRIPVLDIAPLVHGGRRPAKAVVGETFQVTATVFREGHEAVAANVVLRDPEGRPGPWTPMRELAPGTDRWGADVTPDAEGNWTYSVEAWGDPVTQWRHHAHIKVPAGIDTELVLEEGARLHERAAAGAPVSKGRRATLRTAAEALRDAERPVAARLAAALTPEVDAVLAEHPLRELVTESERLPLLVERERALFGSWYEFFPRSEGAVVRKGQPPKSGTFRTAAERLPAIAAMGFDVVYLPPIHPIGTTFRKGPNNSLSPGPHDVGVPWAIGSPEGGHDAIHPDLGTLEDFDAFVRRAGDLHLEVALDFALQCSPDHPWVDKHPEWFQHRADGSIAYAENPPKKYQDIYPLAFDRDMPGLIAETLRLLRFWMDHGVRIFRVDNPHTKPVAFWEQVLADINRTDPDVIFLAEAFTRPAMMRTLAAIGFQQSYTYFTWRNAKDELTDYLGELSGETAHYLRPNFFVNTPDILHAYLQNGGRPAFEARAVLAATLAPTWGVYSGYELCENAPARADSEEYLNSEKYQLRPRDWESAERTGSTIAPLITTLNRVRRTNPALRQLRDLHFHPTDQEAVIAYSKTASDKDGSNTVLVVVNLDAHHTQEATVSLDMPKLGLPWHETVPVRDELTGDTYHWGRTNYVRLEPGRAPAHIFRVLRPSSPLIGGSPTP; this comes from the coding sequence ATGCCCTCAACTCGCCCGTCGGCGAAGCCCTCGGGAAAGGCCCCCACAAGGGTGCCCGAGCCCTCGGCACCACAGCAGGACCCGGAGCAGGAACCCACCCCGCAGGACCCACCCCCGCGATCCGCCCGGCCGGGCACCCTCACCGGCCGCATACCCGTCCTCGACATCGCACCCCTGGTCCACGGCGGGCGGCGGCCCGCCAAGGCCGTGGTGGGCGAGACCTTCCAGGTCACCGCCACCGTATTCCGCGAAGGCCACGAGGCGGTCGCCGCCAACGTCGTGCTGCGCGATCCGGAAGGGCGCCCCGGGCCATGGACTCCCATGCGCGAGCTGGCCCCCGGCACCGACCGGTGGGGCGCGGACGTCACTCCGGACGCGGAGGGGAACTGGACGTACTCCGTCGAGGCGTGGGGAGATCCCGTCACCCAGTGGCGGCACCACGCGCACATCAAGGTACCGGCGGGCATCGACACCGAACTCGTCCTGGAGGAAGGCGCCCGCCTGCACGAACGGGCCGCGGCCGGGGCCCCGGTGAGCAAGGGCCGCCGCGCCACCCTCCGCACCGCCGCCGAGGCCCTGCGCGACGCGGAGCGTCCCGTCGCGGCCCGTCTGGCGGCCGCTCTCACCCCGGAGGTGGACGCGGTCCTCGCCGAGCATCCGCTGCGCGAACTCGTCACGGAGTCGGAGCGGTTGCCGCTGCTCGTGGAGCGGGAGCGGGCGCTGTTCGGGTCCTGGTACGAGTTCTTCCCGCGCTCGGAGGGCGCCGTCGTCCGCAAGGGGCAGCCCCCGAAGTCGGGCACTTTCCGCACGGCCGCCGAGCGGCTGCCTGCGATCGCCGCGATGGGCTTCGACGTCGTCTACCTGCCGCCCATCCACCCCATCGGAACCACCTTCCGCAAAGGCCCCAACAACTCCCTCTCCCCCGGCCCGCACGACGTCGGCGTGCCCTGGGCGATCGGCTCCCCCGAGGGCGGCCACGACGCGATCCACCCCGACCTGGGCACCCTGGAGGACTTCGACGCCTTCGTACGCCGCGCCGGCGACCTGCACCTCGAAGTCGCCCTGGACTTCGCCCTGCAGTGCTCCCCCGACCACCCCTGGGTGGACAAGCACCCCGAGTGGTTCCAGCACCGTGCCGACGGCAGCATCGCCTACGCGGAGAACCCCCCGAAGAAGTATCAGGACATCTACCCGCTGGCCTTCGACCGCGACATGCCCGGTCTGATCGCCGAGACCCTACGCCTGCTGCGGTTCTGGATGGACCACGGCGTGCGTATCTTCCGCGTCGACAATCCCCACACCAAGCCGGTCGCCTTCTGGGAGCAGGTGCTTGCCGACATCAACCGCACCGACCCCGACGTCATCTTCCTGGCGGAGGCCTTCACGCGCCCGGCCATGATGCGCACCCTGGCCGCCATCGGCTTCCAGCAGTCCTACACGTACTTCACCTGGCGCAATGCCAAGGATGAACTGACGGACTACTTGGGCGAGTTGTCAGGCGAGACTGCCCATTACCTCCGGCCGAACTTCTTCGTCAACACCCCGGACATCCTGCACGCCTACCTCCAGAACGGCGGCCGCCCCGCCTTCGAGGCCCGCGCGGTGCTCGCCGCAACCCTCGCGCCGACGTGGGGCGTCTACAGCGGATACGAACTCTGCGAGAACGCCCCGGCGCGGGCCGACAGCGAGGAGTATCTGAACTCGGAGAAGTACCAACTGCGGCCGCGCGACTGGGAGTCGGCAGAGCGCACCGGTTCCACCATCGCGCCCCTCATCACCACGCTGAACCGCGTACGGCGCACCAACCCCGCCCTGCGGCAACTGCGTGACCTGCACTTCCACCCCACGGACCAGGAAGCGGTGATCGCGTACTCGAAGACGGCCAGTGACAAGGACGGATCGAACACGGTTCTGGTGGTCGTGAACCTCGACGCCCACCACACCCAGGAGGCCACGGTCTCGTTGGACATGCCGAAACTCGGCCTCCCCTGGCACGAGACCGTACCGGTGCGCGACGAGCTCACCGGCGACACCTATCACTGGGGCAGGACCAACTATGTGCGCCTTGAGCCGGGCCGCGCGCCCGCGCACATCTTCAGGGTCCTGCGACCGTCCTCACCGTTGATCGGAGGGTCACCCACACCATGA
- a CDS encoding maltokinase N-terminal cap-like domain-containing protein translates to MSEAVTRPGITADALLASLDPLLRAWLPRQRWFAGKGRPITDFTLATATELLPPTAELGLLHLLVRVRQPQVPGQAVGAHPLPADCYQLLIGVRRELPPRLAPALIGHVTRGPLAGFTVYEAMHDSRMSGFLLEALRTQARVGKLRFERDPRKDIGADLAPRVLGAQQSNSSLVYGDTFILKLFRRIVPGVNPDLELPLLLAREGCPQVPAPAAWFLADAGGTKDAVNVLGVLQPFLKGTVDGWELALRELAAERDFSEEARALGRATAEVHLALARALPAVTLGRAQVELVAEGMADRLDAAAKAVPALLPYAPALHTTFEALADLGRGEANWTAQRIHGDLHLGQCLRSPAGEWSLIDFEGEPSRPLAERRMPQPPVRDVAGMLRSFDYAARSHEPWAPEWAGDCRAAYCAGYAEVTGRDPRMDPVLLRAYETDKAVYEVLYEARHRPDWLPVPLAAIKRLATNGPATEAH, encoded by the coding sequence ATGTCGGAAGCCGTCACCCGCCCAGGCATCACCGCGGACGCGCTGCTCGCCTCGCTCGATCCGCTGCTGCGCGCGTGGCTGCCACGGCAGCGCTGGTTCGCGGGCAAGGGCCGCCCCATCACGGACTTCACCCTGGCCACGGCGACCGAACTCCTTCCGCCCACCGCCGAGTTGGGGCTCCTGCACCTGCTCGTACGGGTCCGGCAGCCCCAGGTGCCCGGCCAGGCGGTCGGCGCGCACCCACTGCCCGCCGACTGCTATCAACTCCTCATCGGCGTACGGCGCGAGCTGCCGCCGCGCCTCGCGCCCGCGCTGATCGGACATGTGACGCGGGGGCCCCTCGCCGGGTTCACGGTCTACGAAGCGATGCACGACTCCCGTATGTCCGGATTCCTCCTTGAGGCGCTGCGCACGCAGGCACGCGTCGGCAAGCTCCGCTTCGAGCGCGACCCCCGCAAGGACATAGGCGCTGATCTCGCGCCGCGCGTCCTGGGCGCCCAGCAGTCCAACTCCTCGCTCGTGTACGGCGATACGTTCATTCTGAAGCTGTTCCGCCGCATCGTTCCCGGAGTCAATCCCGACCTGGAGCTGCCCCTGCTGCTGGCCCGCGAGGGCTGCCCGCAGGTCCCGGCGCCCGCGGCCTGGTTCCTGGCGGACGCCGGGGGCACCAAGGACGCGGTGAACGTCCTCGGCGTGCTCCAGCCCTTCCTGAAGGGCACGGTGGACGGCTGGGAGCTGGCCCTGCGGGAGCTCGCCGCGGAACGGGACTTCAGCGAGGAGGCGCGGGCCCTCGGCCGGGCGACCGCAGAGGTGCATCTGGCGCTCGCCCGCGCGCTGCCCGCCGTCACGCTGGGCCGCGCCCAGGTGGAGCTGGTCGCCGAGGGCATGGCCGATCGCCTGGACGCGGCGGCCAAGGCGGTGCCCGCCCTGCTGCCGTACGCCCCCGCCCTGCACACGACCTTCGAGGCGCTCGCCGACCTGGGGCGGGGCGAGGCGAACTGGACGGCCCAGCGCATCCACGGCGACCTGCACCTGGGGCAGTGCCTGCGCTCGCCCGCCGGTGAGTGGTCGCTCATCGACTTCGAGGGTGAGCCCTCGCGCCCGCTGGCCGAGCGCAGGATGCCGCAGCCGCCGGTGCGCGACGTGGCGGGCATGCTCCGGTCCTTCGACTACGCGGCGCGCTCGCACGAACCCTGGGCGCCGGAGTGGGCGGGCGACTGCCGGGCGGCGTACTGCGCCGGGTACGCGGAGGTCACCGGCCGTGATCCGCGGATGGACCCGGTGCTGCTGCGCGCCTACGAAACGGACAAGGCGGTGTACGAGGTCCTCTACGAGGCCCGCCACCGCCCCGACTGGCTCCCCGTCCCCCTCGCCGCGATCAAACGCCTCGCCACGAACGGCCCCGCCACCGAAGCCCACTGA
- a CDS encoding S8 family peptidase: protein MTLTRKKRLRWAGAVTAATTAAVLSAITLPANAAPADAPLGEILGAGEPGSISGSYIVTLKGGTEAPSDAGKGLAAKYGAEIRHTYSTALNGYAVRVSSDQAKKLAGDSKVASVVQDSTVSLDHTQKNPPSWGLDRIDQKNLPLDKSYTSPESSGQGVTTYVIDTGIRTSHQDFGGRASSGWDFIDNDATAQDGNGHGTHVSATVAGESHGVAKKANVVGVRVLDDAGSGSTAQVIAGIDWVTKNAKKPAVANLSLGGSANAQLDAAVRNSIASGVTYTVAAGNDGLPAFLFSPARVKEAVTVGATDAKDARASFSNWGSSLDLFAPGVGITSAWNTNDAATDTISGTSMASPHVAGAAALYLADHPSAAPAEVSKALSDRAVPGKVTGAGLGSPNKLLQVNNP, encoded by the coding sequence ATGACTCTGACGCGAAAGAAGCGTTTGCGGTGGGCGGGAGCCGTCACCGCCGCCACCACGGCGGCGGTGCTTTCGGCCATCACGCTGCCCGCAAACGCCGCTCCCGCCGATGCCCCGCTGGGGGAGATACTCGGCGCCGGGGAGCCCGGTTCCATCAGCGGAAGTTACATCGTCACGCTCAAGGGCGGCACCGAGGCCCCGTCGGATGCGGGCAAGGGGCTCGCCGCGAAGTACGGGGCGGAAATACGTCACACCTACAGCACCGCGCTCAACGGTTATGCGGTGCGGGTCAGTTCGGATCAGGCCAAGAAGCTCGCGGGTGACTCGAAGGTCGCATCCGTCGTCCAGGACAGCACCGTGTCCCTGGACCACACCCAGAAGAATCCGCCCTCCTGGGGACTCGACCGGATCGACCAGAAGAATCTGCCGCTCGACAAGTCCTACACCTCGCCCGAGTCTTCGGGGCAGGGCGTGACGACGTACGTCATCGACACCGGCATCCGCACGTCGCACCAGGACTTCGGCGGCCGTGCGAGCAGCGGCTGGGACTTCATCGACAACGACGCCACGGCGCAGGACGGCAACGGGCACGGCACGCATGTCTCCGCGACCGTCGCGGGCGAGAGCCACGGCGTCGCCAAGAAGGCGAACGTCGTGGGCGTCCGCGTGCTCGACGACGCGGGGTCGGGGTCGACGGCGCAGGTCATCGCCGGCATCGACTGGGTGACGAAGAACGCGAAGAAGCCCGCCGTCGCCAACCTCAGCCTGGGTGGCTCGGCCAACGCCCAGCTGGACGCGGCCGTACGCAACTCCATCGCGTCCGGGGTCACTTACACCGTCGCGGCGGGGAACGACGGGCTTCCCGCGTTCCTGTTCTCGCCGGCCCGCGTGAAGGAAGCGGTCACGGTCGGCGCGACCGACGCCAAGGACGCCAGGGCGAGCTTCTCCAACTGGGGCAGCAGCCTCGACCTGTTCGCGCCGGGCGTCGGCATCACCTCCGCGTGGAACACGAACGACGCCGCCACGGACACCATCTCGGGTACGTCGATGGCCTCGCCGCACGTGGCGGGCGCGGCGGCGCTCTACCTCGCCGATCACCCGTCGGCCGCCCCGGCCGAGGTGAGCAAGGCGCTGTCCGACCGGGCGGTGCCGGGCAAGGTGACGGGCGCCGGCCTCGGCTCCCCGAACAAGTTGCTGCAGGTCAACAACCCGTAG
- the glgB gene encoding 1,4-alpha-glucan branching enzyme, whose product MTPRPQPRKPSDEARKKGKRKPEPPSRTPEPPRQKQPKGGRRPASPVPQADRARLLGGTHHDPHGVLGAHVVREGVAFRALRPYARSVTVVAKDLRAELGDDGDGFFSGVLPLNEVPDDYRLHITYEDAELEIHDAYRFLPALGEFDLHLIGEGRHEQLWHALGSRPMVHEGATGTRFTVWAPNALGVRVVGSFNFWDGTGFPMRSLGGTGVWELFVPSVGEGELYKYEITRPDGTKTLRADPLARRTEAPPANSSVVHESHHEWHDAEWLARRAETPVHQAPFSAYEVHLASWRPGLTYRQLAEQLPAYVADLGFTHVELMPVAEHPFGGSWGYQVTGFYAPTARLGTPDDFKYLVDALHRAGIGVLMDWVPAHFPRDDWALAEFDGKTLYEHEDPERAAHPDWGTLEFDYGRKEVRNFLVANATYWCEEFHIDGLRVDAVASMLYLDYSREDGEWSPNVHGGRENLDAVAFLQEMNATVYRRAPGVVTIAEESTAWDGVTRATHHQGPGGFGGLGFGLKWNMGWMHDSLDYVSKEPVHRKFHHNEMTFSMVYAYSENYVLPISHDEVVHGKRSLVSKMPGDWWQQRANHRAYLGFMWAHPGKQLLFMGQEFAQGAEWAEGHGPDWWLLDPAYGAEADHRGVRDLVRDLNTVYRREPALWQRDTDPGGFAWVDGDAAEDNVFAFLRYAAEDTEGAGGAPLLAISHFSPVVRHEYRLGVPGEFTAWREVLNTDTARYGGGDVTNPDPVKTEPVASHGRPASLRLTLPPLATVWLRPV is encoded by the coding sequence GTGACCCCCCGCCCGCAGCCGCGCAAACCGTCCGACGAGGCCAGGAAAAAGGGCAAGCGGAAGCCGGAGCCTCCCAGCCGGACACCCGAACCGCCCCGGCAGAAGCAGCCAAAGGGCGGCCGCCGCCCCGCGTCGCCCGTCCCCCAGGCCGACCGTGCCCGCCTCCTCGGCGGCACGCACCACGACCCGCACGGGGTGCTCGGCGCCCACGTCGTGCGCGAGGGCGTCGCCTTCCGCGCGCTGCGGCCGTACGCCCGCTCCGTCACCGTCGTCGCCAAGGATCTGCGGGCGGAGCTGGGTGACGACGGGGACGGGTTCTTCTCCGGGGTGCTCCCGCTGAACGAGGTCCCCGATGACTACCGGCTCCACATCACGTACGAGGACGCCGAACTGGAGATCCACGACGCGTACCGCTTCCTGCCCGCGCTCGGCGAGTTCGATCTGCATCTGATAGGCGAGGGCCGCCACGAGCAGTTGTGGCACGCGCTCGGATCGCGCCCGATGGTGCACGAGGGGGCGACCGGGACGCGCTTCACGGTGTGGGCGCCCAACGCCTTGGGCGTGCGCGTGGTGGGCAGCTTCAACTTCTGGGACGGCACGGGATTCCCGATGCGCTCGCTCGGCGGCACCGGCGTATGGGAGCTGTTCGTTCCGTCCGTCGGCGAGGGCGAGCTGTACAAGTACGAGATCACCAGGCCCGACGGCACGAAGACGCTGCGCGCCGACCCGCTCGCCCGCCGCACGGAGGCACCGCCCGCCAACTCCTCCGTCGTGCACGAGTCGCACCACGAGTGGCATGACGCGGAGTGGCTGGCGCGCCGCGCGGAAACCCCCGTCCACCAGGCACCGTTCTCCGCCTACGAGGTCCATCTGGCCTCCTGGCGCCCTGGCCTGACGTACCGCCAGCTTGCCGAGCAGCTGCCCGCGTATGTGGCCGATCTGGGGTTCACGCACGTCGAGCTGATGCCAGTGGCCGAGCACCCCTTCGGCGGCTCGTGGGGCTATCAGGTCACCGGCTTCTACGCGCCGACGGCCCGCCTCGGCACGCCCGACGACTTCAAGTACCTGGTCGACGCGCTGCACAGGGCGGGCATCGGCGTCCTGATGGACTGGGTGCCCGCGCACTTCCCGCGCGACGACTGGGCGCTCGCGGAGTTCGACGGAAAGACGCTGTACGAGCACGAGGACCCGGAGCGGGCCGCGCACCCCGACTGGGGCACCCTGGAGTTCGACTACGGCCGCAAGGAGGTCCGCAACTTCCTCGTAGCGAACGCCACTTACTGGTGCGAGGAGTTCCACATCGACGGCCTGCGCGTCGACGCCGTGGCCTCGATGCTCTACCTGGACTACTCGCGCGAGGACGGCGAATGGTCCCCGAACGTGCACGGGGGCCGCGAGAACCTCGACGCCGTCGCCTTCCTCCAGGAGATGAACGCGACCGTCTACCGCCGCGCCCCCGGCGTCGTCACGATCGCCGAGGAGTCCACGGCCTGGGACGGCGTGACCCGCGCGACGCACCACCAGGGCCCAGGCGGCTTCGGCGGGCTCGGCTTCGGCCTGAAGTGGAACATGGGGTGGATGCACGACTCGCTCGACTACGTGTCGAAGGAGCCCGTGCACCGCAAGTTCCACCACAACGAGATGACGTTCTCGATGGTGTACGCGTACAGCGAGAACTACGTCCTGCCGATCTCGCACGACGAGGTCGTGCACGGCAAGCGGTCCCTGGTGTCGAAGATGCCAGGCGACTGGTGGCAACAGCGCGCCAACCACCGCGCCTACCTGGGCTTCATGTGGGCCCACCCCGGCAAGCAACTCCTCTTCATGGGACAGGAGTTCGCCCAGGGCGCCGAGTGGGCGGAGGGGCACGGCCCCGACTGGTGGCTGCTCGACCCGGCGTACGGGGCGGAGGCCGACCACAGGGGCGTACGCGATCTCGTACGCGACCTCAACACCGTCTACCGCCGCGAACCGGCCCTGTGGCAGCGCGACACCGACCCCGGCGGCTTCGCCTGGGTCGATGGCGACGCGGCGGAGGACAACGTCTTCGCGTTCCTGCGGTACGCCGCCGAGGACACCGAGGGCGCGGGCGGCGCGCCTCTCCTGGCCATCTCGCACTTCTCGCCGGTGGTGCGGCACGAGTACCGCCTGGGCGTACCCGGCGAGTTCACCGCCTGGCGCGAGGTCCTGAACACGGACACGGCACGCTACGGCGGCGGCGACGTCACCAACCCGGACCCGGTCAAGACCGAGCCGGTGGCGTCGCACGGCCGCCCCGCGTCGCTGCGCCTCACCCTGCCGCCGCTGGCCACGGTGTGGCTGCGACCGGTGTGA